The Sulfurimonas aquatica genomic sequence GTAGTAGTACTGTAGATTTAGATTTTTGTACGTATCGTTTAAAGCGTCTACGTTGTACTCAACGCTATAAATGTTTGAATCATCATAGAGCGCGTCCATTTTAGAGTTTCCATAAAGAATATTGTTACTTCTATTTGCCGTAACGCTTAAGCGCAACTCTTGATTTTTTGCAGTAGTAACAAATGCTTTAGCCATAATGCTTTTTTTACTATAAGCTTCCATATCATGGTACGGCGCTTGTAATTTTATACCATTTAAAGCAGCTGGATTAGTAGCGGCATAGTTGTCCATTTGCTCAGCTATAGAATTACCATCGCCATCTCTATATTGATTGGCGCTTTCCGTTGAAGCAGTTACTAAAACTCGTACTATATCATTTCCTCCACTAGCGGTAGCTCCAAATTTTTTATAGCCCCAAGAGCCAAAACCTACATTTATTGAAGCTTTTTCTTCGGCAGTTGGTTTTTTAGTCTTTATTTTTACTCCACCACTTAGCGTTCCAAAGTTAGTAACGTCATAAGGACCTTCAGTAACTTCCACTTCAGTTATTTGATTTGCCAAAATGTGAGATACTGGGGGATCCATTCTGTTTGGACAAGCACCATAGACCTTTGTACCATCGACTTCTATAGAGATATTGTCGCGTTTTTGTCCACGGATGAGAATATCGTTTGCTATTCCACTACGGCGAGACATGTCTATACTTGGCACGCCATCTTTTAGAGCTTCTGCAACGTCTGCTGACGTTTGTGCTTTTTGAGCAACTTCCATTATAAGAGTAGACTCAACTCCAATGGGAGATACTTCCACGTCAGTTGCATATAAAGACGCAAGAGCGACTAGAGATAAAGGGATAATTTTTTTCATTGTTTGTAACCTCAAAATATTTAATTGAAATATAATAGTTAAAGAGTGTTACGTATGTGTTAAGTCATAAGTTATTTTTTGATAAAATTCGCACTATGAGTAAAATAGAGAAAATAAAACGAATCATTTTGATAGCCCTAGGCTTTGGACTTGCAACTTATCTTATTATGAGTGGATCTGCAATACTTAATCAAGACCAAAATAGCACTATAGTAGATAGTAAAAAGTAGGTATAATCTTTTCATGTCATACATCACGCTTAGTAGAGAAAACTTTTTTTATAACCTTGATAAAATAGCCAAGCAGACAAAGTCGGTAGATAAAATCGCCCTTGTCTTAAAAGATAATGCTTATGGTCATGGAATATGTGAGATGGCATCTTTGGCAAAAGAGTATGGCGTTACAAAAGCCGTTGTGCGCTCAAATAACGAAGCAAAAAAAGTAGAAGAGTTTTTTGAGTATGTTTTAGTTTTAGCGGATATCCCCCAAGAAAAAAGTCCTAAAGTACGCTATACGATTAACGATATTAGCGCCATTAAAAAATTCCCAAAAGATACGTTGGTTGAGTTAAAAGTAAATACTGGAATGAATAGAAATGGCATCTCCATGGATGAGGTTCAAAGTGTAATAGAGCTTATACAAGAGCAGGGCTTAAAACTTGAAGCGATTTTTACTCATCATGGCTGTGCAGATGAACTCAACGGAGTCTATGAGTTACAAAAAAGTAATTTTCTTGAAGTAAAAAAGAGTTCGCCGAAGGGTCTGCGTTTTCATTCATGTAACTCAGCGGCGCTTTTTCGAGAGAGTGATTTCAGTGAAGATATGGCAAGAGTGGGCATAGCGGCTTATGGATGTATGGAATTGCCACGGGAGATAAGTTTAGAAGAGTTTAAACCAGTTCTTTCACTTTATGCTCAAAAGATCTCTTCTCAAGTTGTTAAAAAAGGTGAATACATTGGTTATGGTGCAACACTTGAAGTGTGTGATGAATGTCTAGTGAGTAACTACGACATAGGGTATGGGGATGGTTTTTTTAGAGCTAACTCAAATGTTTATGAAACACCAGAAGGCGTAAAAATAGCGGGAAGAGTCTCTATGGATAACAGCTCTTTTTTATCTAATGAAGAAGAACTATTACTCTTTAATGACGCAAGTAAAGTGGCGGAAGTTGTAGGAACTATTAGTTATGAAGTACTCACGTCTCTTAAGGCGTATATTAAACGCCAGATTGTTTGAGTCTTATTTATTTAAGAGTTGATTTTTATAATGGCGTCTGAAAATATAACGCCGTCTATCCCAAGACGCGCCATCTCTTCTATATCCTCTTCATCGTCTATCATTATCAATATTTTTGCGTCAAAAAGATAGTTTTCAGCGATAGCTTGTGCCGTTTTAATTAGTTTCTTTTTTGTAAGTATGTACTTGGCATTTAATGCAGACGCATAAATAAGCTCATTGATATCTTTGACACAAAGCGCAAAGTCGATTGCATTTTCGTTTAGATACTCGATAATGTCAAGGTTATCCTCGCTAAATTCTAAAAAGATAGTAGAAGAGGGTGGCGTTTTTTTTATGGCGTCTATATCTATAATATGGTAAAAACTCTCACTCTTTATAAATCTATGTCCAAATAGTAACATTTTAATTTACCTCGCTTAAGCACTCTTTTGAGCAGTAGTATTTACCATTGCTAAGCATACACTCACTAACCTCTGTGTAAACGCCACACTCTGCACACTCTATCATGTCGTTTGTTTTGAGGGTCTCTTTATCTTTGTTCTTTTTCTTTGTATCTGTTATGGGTTTCTTTTTGATAAACATAAAATATACAATTGCAATAACTGCCATAACGAGTAAAACTTTGAGTATCATATATCTTCTCCTAGAAGTAAGTAGTGTCTATTTTTAGTCTCTATAATTTTATGGTTTTGTATCTCTTGAACTTCATCAAAGACTTTTTCACCCTTATAAAAGAGAAGTTTTGAATGCTTATCTCTGAAGTTTTCACTTAGCTTTAAAAGCATCTTTGTATCTGTTACGGCACGAGACGTTACAAGGTCAAATATTTTTGGTTCCATCTGCTCTACTCGTTTTTTAACAACCGTTACGTTAGAAAGACCTAAGTCGGCTTTTATAAACTGTAAAAAACTAGCGCGCTTCGTGAGTGGCTCAACAAGCGTTACATGAGTATCTGGAAGAGCAAACGCCAATATCATACCTGGAAAACCAGCGCCTGTTCCTATATCCATAAGAGAGTTGACCTTAGGCAAAAAGCTAACGGGAAATACGGCATCATAGATAAACTCATCTACGGTATTTACATCTTTGGCACCTGTAAGATTATGGATTTTATTCCACTTAAAAAGATGCTCTTTATATTTTTGAATATTAAAAAAGAAGTTCTCAGGAAGTTCTATGTTGTCACTAGCAAGTGCCGCTTTTAAATCCATTGAATATCTCCTTTGTTTTCTTAAACGCCATCTATGCGAAGTAGTTTTGTTTTTCCAACCATCAAATCAACAGTCATTAAAATTCTTTTAAATACAGAGTCTTGACGATACTCTAGGTTATGTTTTTTGCATATTTCTTTTACCATAGGTTGCATCTTTTGGTAAAAACTAAGAGGCATATTTGGAAAAAGATGATGCTCTATTTGGTAGTTTAAAAATCCATGCATAAAGTCAATAAAGTCCGTTCCAGTATTATAATTAACGCTTCCCATAATCTGTCTTAGATAGTACTCGCCCTGAGTTTTATGTGGCGTTGAGAACTGGTAAATGTCTTCTGCTGAATGGTTGGGCACTATGACTAAAAATGAGTGAAGGTTTGCTAGGAGCTCAGCGACTAAAAGAAGGATCAAAACGTTTAAAACGGCACCCATTCCAAATGGGAAAAATAGAGCGGGAAGAAGTATAAACTGAAAAACTCCATAAGGTAAAAAGTAGTGTCTCCATAACTCACGACCATTTTTTGTAAAGGGAGTCAGTTCATAACCCTGAGATCTTGGGTCGTTTACGGCTTTGCGTTCTTTGTTATCTAAAATTCTCAGCGTATTTGGAGCGTAATACGCTACTTTCCAAAATGAAGCAAAGGTATAAACTATCGCATATTTAAAAAACATAGGCATATTTATCTTATGAAGCCATTCGAGGTTTTTTTCTACGTTATCAGGATCGTCCAACTCTCCTAAATGATAGTGGTGCATGATGTTATGCTCAAAGGCCCAAGCGTCTGGTTTTATCCAGTCAAGCCAGTCTATCCATCTACGACTTCCTTTGGCAAAACCATCTTTAGTATAGTTTTTAGGAACGTTGGGAACTTTGTCATATGCGCCATGCAAAATAGGATGCGTTACGTTTGCCCATCTTGCTAGGTTCCCAGTTGAGATAAAAATAGCCCCAAGGATTCCTATGAACCAAAATGCAAATGGAGAAAAATCGGTAGTTGCATAGTCTAAATATATAGCAAGTATGATAGTGAAAAATCCTAAAAACGTAGAAAATCTTCCCCATCTTTGCATTTTTAAAAGATGTAAAAAGTCATCTTCAGTCGTTGCGCCAATAGACTTTTTCATATCTTCTATATCGCGTTGTAACTCTTCTTGGTCTATATCTTTGTAATCAGCATATTGTGGCAAATATTATTCCTATATAATGTTTATTAGATGGAATTATATAGAAAAATACTTAGAGTTAATACTATATGAATAGCATTTAAGATAAAATAGCATCAATTATAAAAAAGTATGGAGAATTTATGGACGCTGCCAAATATATCTGGATGAATGGAAAGTTTGTAGCTTGGGATGATGCTAAGGTACATGTACTTTCACACACAATACATTACGGAAATGGTGTAATAGAAGGAACAAAAGCTTATAAAACTGCGAAAGGTTATGCGATATTTCGTTTAAATGAGCATACGACAAGACTTAAAGAGTCTGCTAAAATGACTTTGATAAATATTCCTTATTCAGTTGAAGAGATGAATCAAGCTCAGATAGACCTTATAAAAAAGAATGAATTTGTAGGTGATAATGTCTATCTTCGTCCCTTTGCATTTTTAGGTTATGGTGTTATGGGAGTTTATCATAAAGATGCTCCCGTTGAGACTGTAATGTCTGCATGGGAATGGGGCGCTTACCTTGGAGAGGATGGCCTTAAAAAAGGTATAAAGCTTAAGATAGCTTCTATGACTCGTCCATCAAATACTTCAAACATGGGTAAAGCAAAAGCGACTGCAAACTATCTAAATTCTCAAATGGCTAAATACGAAGCTATTGATTGTGGGTATGATGAAGCACTGCTTTTAGATGACCAAGGTTACGTTGCAGAAGCATCTGGGGCTAGCTTTTTCATGGTTGTTAATGGCATTTTAGTATCGCCGCCAAGTGATAACGCACTTGTTTCTATAACACAAAAGACAGTTATTGAAATAGCACAAGATATGGGCATAAAAGTTGAACGCCGTCGTATCTCTAGAGAAGAACTTTATGTAGCTGATGAAGCCTTTTTAACAGGAACGGCAGCAGAGATTACACCGGTACGCATAATAGACGCAAGAGAGATAGGTAATGGTTCTCGTGGCGAGATGACTGAGAAACTTCAAAGTACTTATTTTGACATTGTATTTGGTAGAAATGCTAAGTATGAGCACTATTTAACATATATAGACTAATAAATTTCAAGGAAATATTAATATGAAAACAGAGGAGAATATACTTATGGCATCAGATATGAATGATTATTTTAACAAAAAAAAGAGCGAGGGTAGCGGTGGATCTAACAAGTCTGGCGGTGGCTCAGGTGGTGGTCCAAAAGGTCCTCAAATGCCAAATATTGATTTTAATTTAGGTGGTGGTAAAGCTGGTATTGCATACTTTGTTATAGCGATGATTATTTTACTTGTTTTAGCAAAACCATTTACAATCATCGAAGAGGGTCAACGTGGTATCTTAAGTACAAATGGTAAGTACCAAGACCAAGCTCTTCTTCCAGGTCTTCACTTTATAGTGCCAATCATCCAAAAAGTATATGTTGTAGATACAAAAGTACGTATCATAAACTATGCATCAAAAATGGAGTCAAATACGGGAGCATCAGGAATACTTACAAAACCAGCCGTTACAGTTCTTGATAAGCGTTCACTGCCAGTTTCTATTGAGCTTACCGTTCAGTATCGCCTTAACTCTCAGTTTGCGGCACAGACTATTTCAAACTGGGGATTTTCTTGGGAAGATAAAATCATCAATCCGGTTGTTCGCGACGTAGTTCGTAATGTGATTGGTAAATATGATGCAGAGGCATTAACGCAGATGAGAAATGAGCTAGGTGCTGAGATAGAAGCAGGAATAAGAAAGAGTGTAAATGGCCTTCAAAATGCTCCTGCAGTTTTACAGTCAGTGCAGCTTCGTGACATTCTTTTACCTCAAAAAGTAAAAGATCAAATCGAGCGTGTTCAAATAGCAAAACAAGAAGTTCAAAAAGCAGAACAAGATGTTCAGCGTGTAAAACAAGAAGCATTAAAGCGCGCAGCTGAAGCAGAAGGTATGGCTCAAAAAGCAAGAATCGAAGCACAAGGTGTGGCTGACGCGGTTACAATCGAAGCTGATGCAAAAGCAAAAGCAAACATCTTGATTGCTAAATCTTTAACACCTAATCTTCTAGAGCTTGAGCAGTTGAGAGTTCAAGGTATGTTTAATGACGCTCTTCGTGAAAATAAAGATGCTAAGATTTTCTTAACACCTGGTGGTTCAACTCCAAATATTTGGGTTGATACTAAAGACGTTAAAAAAAGAACGACAGCAAACTAATCTGATATGCAAGAGATAATAAATAGAGTAGATTGGGAGAAGATAGATCTTCTTCCAGTTGTTGTTCAAGACGTAACAAACAACGAAGTTCTGATGATGGCGTTTATGGATAAAGAAGCGTTAGAACTCTCTTTAACTACAAAAATCGCACACTACTTCTCACGTTCAAAGCAACGCATTTGGAAAAAAGGTGAGTCAAGTGGACATACTCAAACCATTCACTCCTTTAATATAGACTGCGATAACGACACACTTCTTATAAAAGTTACACAAGAGGGTGTGGCATGTCATACCGGCCGTCGTTCATGCTTTTTTACAGAGCTAGAATCAGGTGAAGCAAACTCTGAGGTAAAAGTAAATTCTGAAGCTATGTATGGTGTTATAGATACACTGTATCACACTATACAAGAACGTAAAAATGCAGATCCAGAATCATCATGGACAGCAAAGCTTTTTGCAAAGGGTGAGAATACCATACTTAAAAAAGTGGTAGAAGAGTCTGGTGAATTTTGTTTTGCATATAAAGATAATGATGAATCAGAGATGGTTTATGAAGCGGCAGATTTGACTTACCATATGCTTGTAGCACTTGCTGCAAAAAATATATCTCCGGATAGAATAAAACAAGAACTCGCACGAAGATTTAACATGAGTGGTATAGCTGAGAAAAATGCAAGAGAGGACTAATGAAGTCAAAAATCACGGAATTTATAAATAATTTAATTTTTTATGATTTTATACTCTATGGTGCTACTTTTTTCTTCTTCGCATTTTTTATAATCTTAGCAATAGTTTTTAAAGATAAAGCTGGAAGAGCTTTTTTCTTTGTACTTCTAGGATTTAGCAGTTTTCTAACAGGACCAACACTTGGTTACCACTATATGCACAAAGCACTTTTTAAAAATTCTACAGAGATTATAAGTCAAAAAAGATTGAGTTTTACTGAAGCTGTAGTACTAAAAGGCACGATTACAAATGAGTCTGCTAGAGATTTTAAGAGCTGTATAGTTACTGCTAGTGTTTATAAAGTAACATCTAATAAATATAGAAATTATCTTTATGAGTTTAAGCCTTTTAAAAATATGTCGATGGTCGTAGATGATATCATGATGGCTCAAACGAAAGAGTTTAAGCTGATAATCGAGCCCTTTACATATAAAAGGGACTACAATATATCTCTAGAGGCGGATTGTAAATGACACTTTTAAACTACTGGCACTTCATATCTTTTGGAGTAATTTTTATAATCTTTGTTGGAGGTGTACTGAGTGCATTAAAACAAGAGAGTGCAAAGATAAAGTTCGGAATGCTCTTTTCTGTGACACTTATAAGTATTTTCTTTGCTGTTTTTTCTGTCTTAGTTGTTGATAAGTATACCAAAGTTGTAAAACTGCACAAACTGAAAAATAAAAGACTTCTCAGTACTGAAAAGATTATCTATACGGGAATCGTTAGAAATGAAGGTAATCATGATATAGGTAAGGTTACTTTTGAGATAAAACTGGTAAATAAAGGTCATGCTACAGGAAATGTAAAGGGTGGAAACTTTTACAAGTCTAGTGGCTTTATGGACTTTTTTGGCGGCGGATACAACTTAAACTTTAAACCACAATCAATTACAAAAGAGTTTGTAGTTGCTACAAACCTTAAACCAGGAGAAGCGAAGTCTTTTAGAGTCTATTTTCCATTTCCACCTTATTTTAGAAGTGTTTCTCAGTTTAGTAAGGTTTGGGGTCACTAACTACTAAGGAGTGAATCCCAAGAAAAGAAGAACAACAACTCCTTTTTCCCTTGGAGTTTGTTAGGTTTAACTACTCCAGTGTACATCTCTATTCCTCTTCATCATTTATGTAACTATAGATCTCGTGTATACATATAAATCAAAGAACTCTAAACTCATGCTAATGGCTATATTGGGCTCTACCTTTTTTTAAGTGAGCTTGGATATAAGATTTTGATTTGTGCTCCCCTTGGGTATAGTTATGTAGTATATTGATAGAGATATAAATGTATGTAAAGATATAAGTATGAAAGAGTATGAAGAATGAAGCTTATTTATGAAGAAATTCAAACTACCTTAGAGGTAGTTTGAACGAAGAAGAGTCTCTCTATTTTGTGTCAGAGAAAACTTCAGTTACTAAGTGCTTATTGAAATCACTATATGCTTGATTTAACCAACCCGGAGTAGAGTTTGGATATTCTGTGACAGAACCATCTGCAGCAGTATAAGTGTAAGAGCCATCTAAGAACTGACCATTAGCACCTTTTTGCATGTAGTATACTTTATATGTAGCAGATACACCTGTTTTACCACTAATATCATAAGTTAAAGTATATGTTTCAGTCTCATTTGGACTTAATCGTGTATCACTTTGAACTTTGTTAGAATCAAATCCAGGACGAACAACAAATGTACTTGTTCCATCTACATCATACATTTTACCAGTTTCGTGTCCATAGATACGTGTAAACTTTTGAGTTGCATTTGAATCGACAATAGCAGAGTTAAAAACAAGGCCACTAGTTTTACCGTCTGTAACAACTTGGGATTTAACAGTTGCATCAGTAGCAGAAATAGCTACTTTTCCTACACCGCTATCACTATAAAATCTTTGTGATGTAACTGTACCACTTAAGTCAGCTACCTTCCCTGTAAAGTTTAATGCATCGCTTCCATTTTCTACTAAAGTTACTGTAGTAGGTTGACTAGAATGTAAATTTTTCCCAGTTAATGTTGCTAATGTATTATCTATATTTGTAAATGTTGATTTTCCAGTTACAGATGTAGGGGCAATGATATCACCATTAGCATCAGTTACAATAACACGTGTAAGTACACGTCTCATAGGGTGTGCACCTGGGAACATATGTCCTGTTTCATTTCTGAAAGTAGTTTTTAGAACAAGAGTTGAACCATCATTACTTTCTTCTTTTAAAGTTGCATCAAAACCACTTTTTATTTTTGCAACAGCAGCAGTTTTATCACCACCTGTTTTACTTGCACCTAAGAATCCATGAGAATTAAACCAACCATCACGTTCAGGATTTTCTCCAGCTGCAATTGTCGTGTCTTTTGAATCTAGTTCTGGTGTAAGAATGTACCCTGCGGCAGTTTCAAACTCTTTTGCATCAAAGTCTAAGTCAGGTCTAGCCCATTGATGTAAAAGATTACCTTCGATTCT encodes the following:
- a CDS encoding alanine racemase, with translation MSYITLSRENFFYNLDKIAKQTKSVDKIALVLKDNAYGHGICEMASLAKEYGVTKAVVRSNNEAKKVEEFFEYVLVLADIPQEKSPKVRYTINDISAIKKFPKDTLVELKVNTGMNRNGISMDEVQSVIELIQEQGLKLEAIFTHHGCADELNGVYELQKSNFLEVKKSSPKGLRFHSCNSAALFRESDFSEDMARVGIAAYGCMELPREISLEEFKPVLSLYAQKISSQVVKKGEYIGYGATLEVCDECLVSNYDIGYGDGFFRANSNVYETPEGVKIAGRVSMDNSSFLSNEEELLLFNDASKVAEVVGTISYEVLTSLKAYIKRQIV
- a CDS encoding PP0621 family protein; protein product: MILKVLLVMAVIAIVYFMFIKKKPITDTKKKNKDKETLKTNDMIECAECGVYTEVSECMLSNGKYYCSKECLSEVN
- the rsmG gene encoding 16S rRNA (guanine(527)-N(7))-methyltransferase RsmG codes for the protein MDLKAALASDNIELPENFFFNIQKYKEHLFKWNKIHNLTGAKDVNTVDEFIYDAVFPVSFLPKVNSLMDIGTGAGFPGMILAFALPDTHVTLVEPLTKRASFLQFIKADLGLSNVTVVKKRVEQMEPKIFDLVTSRAVTDTKMLLKLSENFRDKHSKLLFYKGEKVFDEVQEIQNHKIIETKNRHYLLLGEDI
- a CDS encoding fatty acid desaturase family protein, which produces MPQYADYKDIDQEELQRDIEDMKKSIGATTEDDFLHLLKMQRWGRFSTFLGFFTIILAIYLDYATTDFSPFAFWFIGILGAIFISTGNLARWANVTHPILHGAYDKVPNVPKNYTKDGFAKGSRRWIDWLDWIKPDAWAFEHNIMHHYHLGELDDPDNVEKNLEWLHKINMPMFFKYAIVYTFASFWKVAYYAPNTLRILDNKERKAVNDPRSQGYELTPFTKNGRELWRHYFLPYGVFQFILLPALFFPFGMGAVLNVLILLLVAELLANLHSFLVIVPNHSAEDIYQFSTPHKTQGEYYLRQIMGSVNYNTGTDFIDFMHGFLNYQIEHHLFPNMPLSFYQKMQPMVKEICKKHNLEYRQDSVFKRILMTVDLMVGKTKLLRIDGV
- a CDS encoding branched-chain amino acid transaminase codes for the protein MDAAKYIWMNGKFVAWDDAKVHVLSHTIHYGNGVIEGTKAYKTAKGYAIFRLNEHTTRLKESAKMTLINIPYSVEEMNQAQIDLIKKNEFVGDNVYLRPFAFLGYGVMGVYHKDAPVETVMSAWEWGAYLGEDGLKKGIKLKIASMTRPSNTSNMGKAKATANYLNSQMAKYEAIDCGYDEALLLDDQGYVAEASGASFFMVVNGILVSPPSDNALVSITQKTVIEIAQDMGIKVERRRISREELYVADEAFLTGTAAEITPVRIIDAREIGNGSRGEMTEKLQSTYFDIVFGRNAKYEHYLTYID
- a CDS encoding prohibitin family protein — protein: MASDMNDYFNKKKSEGSGGSNKSGGGSGGGPKGPQMPNIDFNLGGGKAGIAYFVIAMIILLVLAKPFTIIEEGQRGILSTNGKYQDQALLPGLHFIVPIIQKVYVVDTKVRIINYASKMESNTGASGILTKPAVTVLDKRSLPVSIELTVQYRLNSQFAAQTISNWGFSWEDKIINPVVRDVVRNVIGKYDAEALTQMRNELGAEIEAGIRKSVNGLQNAPAVLQSVQLRDILLPQKVKDQIERVQIAKQEVQKAEQDVQRVKQEALKRAAEAEGMAQKARIEAQGVADAVTIEADAKAKANILIAKSLTPNLLELEQLRVQGMFNDALRENKDAKIFLTPGGSTPNIWVDTKDVKKRTTAN
- the hisIE gene encoding bifunctional phosphoribosyl-AMP cyclohydrolase/phosphoribosyl-ATP diphosphatase HisIE, which encodes MQEIINRVDWEKIDLLPVVVQDVTNNEVLMMAFMDKEALELSLTTKIAHYFSRSKQRIWKKGESSGHTQTIHSFNIDCDNDTLLIKVTQEGVACHTGRRSCFFTELESGEANSEVKVNSEAMYGVIDTLYHTIQERKNADPESSWTAKLFAKGENTILKKVVEESGEFCFAYKDNDESEMVYEAADLTYHMLVALAAKNISPDRIKQELARRFNMSGIAEKNARED
- a CDS encoding DUF2393 domain-containing protein translates to MKSKITEFINNLIFYDFILYGATFFFFAFFIILAIVFKDKAGRAFFFVLLGFSSFLTGPTLGYHYMHKALFKNSTEIISQKRLSFTEAVVLKGTITNESARDFKSCIVTASVYKVTSNKYRNYLYEFKPFKNMSMVVDDIMMAQTKEFKLIIEPFTYKRDYNISLEADCK
- a CDS encoding DUF2393 family protein, translated to MTLLNYWHFISFGVIFIIFVGGVLSALKQESAKIKFGMLFSVTLISIFFAVFSVLVVDKYTKVVKLHKLKNKRLLSTEKIIYTGIVRNEGNHDIGKVTFEIKLVNKGHATGNVKGGNFYKSSGFMDFFGGGYNLNFKPQSITKEFVVATNLKPGEAKSFRVYFPFPPYFRSVSQFSKVWGH